The following coding sequences are from one Ctenopharyngodon idella isolate HZGC_01 chromosome 17, HZGC01, whole genome shotgun sequence window:
- the calm1a gene encoding calmodulin: MADQLTEEQIAEFKEAFSLFDKDGDGTITTKELGTVMRSLGQNPTEAELQDMINEVDADGNGTIDFPEFLTMMARKMKDTDSEEEIREAFRVFDKDGNGYISAAELRHVMTNLGEKLTDEEVDEMIREADIDGDGQVNYEEFVQMMTAK; this comes from the exons ATG GCTGACCAACTCACCGAGGAGCAAATTGCTG AGTTTAAGGAGGCTTTCTCCTTGTTTGATAAGGATGGTGACGGTACCATCACAACTAAAGAGCTGGGCACAGTGATGCGTTCGCTCGGTCAGAACCCCACGGAGGCCGAACTGCAGGACATGATCAACGAGGTGGATGCTGACG GTAATGGAACCATTGACTTTCCCGAGTTTCTGACAATGATGGCCCGGAAAATGAAAGACACAGACAGCGAGGAGGAGATCCGCGAGGCTTTCCGAGTGTTTGACAAG GATGGGAACGGCTACATCAGCGCAGCAGAGCTTCGCCACGTCATGACAAACCTTGGCGAGAAGCTAACGGATGAAGAGGTGGATGAAATGATCAGAGAAGCTGACATCGATGGTGACGGTCAAGTCAATTACGAAG AATTTGTACAAATGATGACGGCAAAGTGA